The Deltaproteobacteria bacterium genome segment TCTGGAACGGGCGGTAAAGAATTTCCTATGTTGCGGTGGGAGCAGGTCGTTTGTTTAACCGAAGTGCTGAACCTCCGGAAAGCTCAGGTCCGGGTTTTATGGATGGAAGGACAACAGGAACGCAGCCTGGAGTTGACAGCTTACTTTGCCAAAAGATAAAAATTTGATTTGTTTGGGTAGACTAATTTGAAGAAAAATGGCTTTACTCTGTTGGAAATCCTGATGACCCTGGCCATCCTGGCTGTCGTCTTTACCCTCCTTTACATGACCTTTAACCAGTCCATGATGGTTATGGCAGCTGCCGGGGATCGTGCGGAAGTCATCCAGGAAGGCAGGTTGATTCTGGAAAGAATAGGGGCGGAATTAAAAGGGGGTTTTATATCCAATCCGGGGAATTCCCTCCCGGCTTTCCGTTACGGGTTGGTCGGACGGACCAGCAAAGAAGGGGAGTATTATCAAGATCAGCTGGATTTTACCTCTCTGGCTCCTCCCCATGCCGATATCCAGGAAGGGGAGGGAGAAATCCTGGAAATCGGCTATTTCCTGGAACGTGAACCCGGAGGGAAGGGGCTTACTCTTTTCCGGCGTCAAGATGAAGCCCTGGATGGGGATCTTCAGCGGGGCGGGAGAACCCTATCGATCCGCGACGGTGTGCGGGGCCTGAGTTTTAAATATTTCACCCGCCAGGGGGAAAGCCAAAAGGAATGGAATTCCCTGGAGGGAAATCATCGCTATGAACTTCCGGCTCGGATAGAGATTCATTTAACCCTGGAAGATTCGCACAATCAACTCCATACCTTTCGCAGTCAGGTCTTTTTGCCGTTGGCCGGAGAAAAAGGATGAAGCAGGTGAGTTCGAGTTCTTATTGGCCAAGAAATCAAAGGGGAGTCGCTATGATATTGACTCTTCTTATTCTCACTCTCCTGGTGGTAACGGGTTTGGAACTCAACCGGGCCATGCGGGTGGAGGCAAACCTGGCCGGAAATTTCCGCGACCTTACCCAGGCATCCTATATCGCCCAGTCAGGAGTGGAGATAGCTCGGGCCTTGATCCAGGAAGATGAGCCATCCTATGATGCCCTGGATGAAAGATGGGCCCAGTTCGAAACCCTGGCCATTTTTTCTTCCCAGCTTTTCAATGAAGGCCATTTTACCGGGCAGATTACAGATGAGGGCTCCAAGTTCAATCCCAACGGCTTGATCGATGCCTACGGGATTGTAGACCAGAAGAAGAAGAACCAACTGGAACGTCTCTTTACAATATTAGGCCACGACCCCAAGAAGATTGATGCCATTCTGGATTGGCTGGACCCGGATGACCAGAAGAGGCCCTTCGGTGCAGAAAGGGAATATTATCCAACTCTGAAACGCCCTCACCCCACTAAGAACGGACCTCTCGATTCCTTAGGAGAAATCCTTTTGATCAAGGAAATGGATGAGGCCACTTTCTATGGGACGGAGGAACGGGAAGGGCTGGGAAAATACTTAACGATTTATTCCGAGGGGAAGATCAACATCAACACAGCCAGCATTCCGATACTCATGAGCCTTTCTCCGCGCGTAGATCAAT includes the following:
- a CDS encoding type II secretion system protein GspJ, yielding MKKNGFTLLEILMTLAILAVVFTLLYMTFNQSMMVMAAAGDRAEVIQEGRLILERIGAELKGGFISNPGNSLPAFRYGLVGRTSKEGEYYQDQLDFTSLAPPHADIQEGEGEILEIGYFLEREPGGKGLTLFRRQDEALDGDLQRGGRTLSIRDGVRGLSFKYFTRQGESQKEWNSLEGNHRYELPARIEIHLTLEDSHNQLHTFRSQVFLPLAGEKG
- the gspK gene encoding type II secretion system minor pseudopilin GspK — protein: MKQVSSSSYWPRNQRGVAMILTLLILTLLVVTGLELNRAMRVEANLAGNFRDLTQASYIAQSGVEIARALIQEDEPSYDALDERWAQFETLAIFSSQLFNEGHFTGQITDEGSKFNPNGLIDAYGIVDQKKKNQLERLFTILGHDPKKIDAILDWLDPDDQKRPFGAEREYYPTLKRPHPTKNGPLDSLGEILLIKEMDEATFYGTEEREGLGKYLTIYSEGKININTASIPILMSLSPRVDQSSAKAVLDYRTAKPFRQNEDLRSVPGWGQIYAEISSEITVRSNFFSIGVFGYYRDALAAVQTVVKREGRKTRVLFWKAG